In Pseudothermotoga hypogea DSM 11164 = NBRC 106472, the following are encoded in one genomic region:
- a CDS encoding tetratricopeptide repeat-containing glycosyltransferase family 2 protein, with product MQKRKCLLSVAMIVKDEEHNIRRALDSIKDVADEIVVVDTGSTDKTPQIVREYTDKLYFHPWKNDFSEARNNSLKYPTCEWVLIFDADEEASEDFRKNIRSFLESLPPDVNTVYLPTLSYLDWDFKRSEVASTPRIFRNGTVYYKNIVHNQAIYKPKVVNANFLIYHYGYIWTRKLKKQKYERTGNLIRKHLQSCKNDQERLYYLVQLYKTEKTGGTLYQASEVGWQALQLLKKLTSVPAIGLEFLYLFSVDLLNAGLYDLAEQLSKTAIQAVPEYPDPYLSLIHVSFKKKDWQTLLKHYDDFKKAVEHASINIEKFGWTIMSFKDVPTADLLAMIAAIEVEDYDKFNEIALERFEKDEDVREDLVQYLLNKASAKDAEKALPGLKKLLEFARRKNLQLNAQAFYEKVVEKRLPVKLEEILLKQITPFSYYLIKRLETNADLLLDFLSSGQHEKLVRENGVGGLLFVYTHLRDDEKKPFLEKFLEDEDSLIKGVAKALYADHLLKESKFLEAIRAYRDSIQLVPELSQFIKPIVEDLKTRLDPTIEGVYEELYRFYAKQKEFMIDFKKYAGNDVSKLYLISDSDVALYVSAVHTDKAEKSVELLSKIKDPSKFPMYHYRMAKFYNKFDKEKAFVHHIKAVETNEKLADLVLGRFSYTGLYPNATLNWFDRSDTIVWVGNISEKFPTLGVIHPIRAWKRAKNGLLYAIPFPIDESIKAYKDLEKEFGIESFAKVKESQLRQALVETNWDNVEKTESLESFEHLFEDLGVETSNDSKRRIVLEGIETQLDLSKLVGDSKEALIFYHFPNLSDENDLVWFYPAFRVLRSSAQMRKELSKLGFHLVKEFFFDRGLRCVWVKREGSDP from the coding sequence TTGCAGAAGAGAAAGTGTCTTCTTTCCGTGGCGATGATCGTTAAAGACGAAGAACACAACATAAGGCGGGCTTTGGACAGCATCAAGGACGTTGCCGACGAGATCGTCGTTGTCGATACCGGTTCAACAGATAAAACTCCACAGATCGTCAGAGAATACACCGACAAACTCTACTTTCATCCCTGGAAGAACGATTTTTCCGAGGCACGAAACAATTCCTTAAAGTATCCCACCTGCGAATGGGTTCTCATCTTCGATGCGGATGAGGAAGCCTCGGAAGATTTCAGAAAGAACATAAGGAGTTTTCTGGAAAGTTTGCCTCCAGATGTGAACACGGTTTATTTACCCACCTTAAGCTATCTGGACTGGGATTTCAAGAGGTCCGAAGTTGCCTCGACTCCACGCATCTTTCGCAACGGTACGGTGTACTACAAAAACATCGTGCACAATCAAGCTATATACAAACCGAAGGTCGTGAATGCAAACTTCTTGATATACCACTACGGCTACATCTGGACCAGGAAACTGAAAAAACAGAAGTACGAACGCACTGGCAACCTCATAAGAAAACACCTTCAATCTTGTAAAAACGATCAAGAAAGGCTCTACTATCTGGTGCAACTCTACAAGACCGAGAAAACCGGTGGCACATTGTACCAAGCGAGCGAGGTGGGTTGGCAGGCATTACAGCTTCTCAAGAAGCTGACATCGGTACCAGCCATAGGCTTGGAATTTCTTTATCTTTTCTCGGTGGATCTTCTCAACGCCGGTCTCTACGATCTCGCCGAACAGCTTTCTAAGACTGCGATTCAAGCAGTTCCCGAATATCCAGATCCATACCTCTCTTTGATCCACGTGAGCTTCAAGAAAAAGGATTGGCAAACTCTTCTGAAACACTACGACGATTTCAAGAAGGCCGTGGAACACGCATCAATCAACATCGAAAAGTTCGGTTGGACGATCATGAGCTTCAAAGACGTTCCCACAGCCGATCTTTTGGCCATGATCGCCGCCATAGAAGTCGAAGACTACGACAAGTTCAACGAGATAGCACTCGAAAGATTTGAGAAGGATGAAGATGTGAGAGAAGACCTGGTCCAATATCTTCTCAACAAGGCGAGCGCGAAGGACGCCGAAAAAGCTTTGCCTGGTCTGAAGAAGTTGCTCGAATTCGCAAGGAGGAAGAATCTGCAACTCAACGCACAGGCCTTTTACGAAAAAGTCGTTGAAAAACGTTTGCCCGTCAAACTCGAAGAGATACTGCTCAAACAGATCACACCGTTCTCTTACTATCTGATCAAGCGCTTGGAAACCAACGCCGATCTGTTGCTCGACTTTCTGTCCTCTGGTCAGCACGAAAAGCTGGTGCGCGAAAATGGAGTCGGTGGCCTGCTCTTCGTCTACACTCATCTCCGCGATGATGAGAAGAAACCATTCTTAGAAAAGTTCTTGGAAGACGAAGACAGTTTGATCAAGGGTGTGGCAAAGGCGTTGTACGCGGACCATCTTTTGAAAGAATCCAAGTTCCTCGAGGCCATAAGGGCCTACAGAGACTCTATACAACTGGTTCCAGAACTTTCACAGTTCATCAAACCCATCGTGGAGGACCTCAAGACCAGACTCGATCCCACGATCGAAGGAGTCTACGAGGAGCTCTATAGGTTCTACGCGAAACAGAAGGAGTTCATGATAGATTTCAAAAAGTACGCCGGAAACGATGTCTCCAAGCTCTATCTGATCTCAGACAGCGACGTGGCGCTCTACGTCTCCGCCGTTCACACCGACAAGGCCGAAAAGTCCGTAGAGCTTTTGAGCAAGATCAAAGATCCTTCGAAGTTTCCCATGTATCACTACAGGATGGCCAAGTTCTACAACAAATTCGACAAAGAGAAGGCCTTCGTACACCACATCAAGGCCGTTGAAACAAACGAAAAGCTCGCCGATCTGGTCTTGGGCAGGTTCAGTTACACCGGACTTTACCCCAACGCAACGCTGAACTGGTTCGACAGATCCGACACCATCGTGTGGGTGGGCAACATCTCGGAGAAGTTCCCCACGCTCGGAGTGATCCATCCAATCAGGGCGTGGAAAAGAGCGAAAAATGGTTTGCTCTACGCCATACCGTTCCCCATAGATGAGTCCATCAAGGCTTACAAAGACTTGGAGAAAGAGTTTGGCATCGAGTCGTTCGCGAAGGTGAAAGAATCGCAGCTCCGTCAAGCACTCGTCGAGACAAATTGGGACAACGTCGAAAAGACTGAATCGCTCGAAAGTTTTGAACACCTTTTCGAAGATCTTGGAGTGGAAACATCGAACGATTCGAAAAGGCGCATCGTTTTGGAAGGTATCGAAACCCAACTGGATTTGAGCAAACTCGTCGGTGATTCCAAGGAAGCTTTGATCTTCTATCACTTTCCAAATCTTTCAGACGAGAACGATTTGGTGTGGTTCTACCCCGCTTTCAGAGTTTTGCGTTCGAGCGCACAGATGAGGAAGGAACTCTCCAAGCTTGGCTTTCACCTCGTCAAAGAGTTCTTCTTCGACAGAGGCCTGAGGTGCGTTTGGGTGAAACGCGAGGGAAGTGACCCTTGA
- a CDS encoding FAD-binding oxidoreductase produces MSCPKWIEQVAPEKSYRSIFRWGDPSYFKHPNERLCKLMRQVFELTEEDLKSPKNTGFEIVDVEVPIRLEAKHIEAFQKIVGPENVALDAYSRIKASYGKTQYDVLRLRHKIVENLPDLVIYPRDKKDVVEIVRYCNQHKIPIYPRGGGSGVTRGTECVCGGVSLDLTRHMNRILKLNETNCTVTVEPGIYGPALEEKLNNAPKYFGAKHRYTCGHLPQSFEYSTVGGWVVTRGAGQNSTYYGKIEDLVVCQEYVTPVGEIKTKEYPRAAIGPSIDQIMIGSEGTFGVLVSVTLKIFRYMPQNDQYFSFVFKDFHSAIEACREIMQSNFGFPAVMRLSDPEETDVAFKLYGVEGTVIDKFVTAMGYRPMERCLLLGIAQGEEHFAKNVKRNIKKIAKAHGALYTTGYVAKAWEKGRFTDPYLRDDLNDFGILIDTLECAMAWDQLEYVWKTVREVCKARPKTIVMSHCSHFYPQGTNLYFIFIGKFESIEEFVDYQAKIVDKIVESGASLSHHHGVGRLFAPWFERCIGKNQLEVIRALKRHFDPNNIMNPGGTLALDLSDGEHMVK; encoded by the coding sequence ATGAGTTGTCCGAAGTGGATCGAGCAGGTCGCACCGGAAAAAAGCTACAGATCGATCTTTCGTTGGGGAGATCCAAGCTATTTCAAGCATCCGAACGAAAGACTGTGCAAACTCATGAGACAGGTTTTCGAACTGACTGAAGAAGATCTCAAAAGTCCTAAGAACACAGGTTTTGAAATCGTGGATGTGGAGGTTCCTATAAGGCTCGAAGCAAAGCATATAGAAGCGTTTCAAAAAATTGTCGGTCCAGAGAACGTCGCACTCGACGCTTACAGCAGAATCAAAGCGAGCTACGGAAAGACCCAGTACGACGTGCTCAGACTCAGACACAAGATCGTTGAGAACTTGCCAGATCTTGTGATTTACCCAAGGGACAAGAAAGATGTGGTCGAGATCGTGAGATATTGCAATCAGCACAAAATACCCATCTATCCGCGCGGTGGAGGTTCGGGTGTGACGAGGGGAACGGAATGTGTCTGTGGCGGTGTGAGTTTGGATTTGACCAGACACATGAACAGAATTTTGAAGCTCAACGAGACCAACTGTACCGTGACTGTGGAGCCTGGCATTTACGGACCTGCGCTCGAAGAAAAACTCAACAACGCACCAAAATACTTCGGCGCAAAACATCGCTACACCTGTGGTCATCTACCACAATCTTTTGAGTATTCCACCGTGGGTGGTTGGGTCGTGACGCGAGGTGCTGGTCAGAACTCGACGTATTACGGAAAGATAGAAGATCTTGTGGTTTGTCAGGAGTACGTCACACCAGTTGGAGAAATAAAAACCAAGGAATATCCGCGTGCGGCGATCGGTCCTTCGATCGATCAGATCATGATCGGAAGCGAGGGTACCTTCGGAGTTCTCGTTTCTGTCACGCTGAAGATTTTTCGATACATGCCTCAGAACGATCAGTACTTCAGTTTCGTCTTCAAAGACTTTCACAGCGCGATCGAAGCGTGCAGAGAGATCATGCAGTCGAACTTCGGTTTTCCCGCCGTCATGAGACTTTCAGACCCAGAAGAAACAGATGTTGCCTTCAAACTCTACGGCGTTGAGGGCACTGTGATCGACAAGTTCGTCACTGCTATGGGCTACAGACCGATGGAAAGATGCCTTCTGCTCGGTATCGCACAGGGCGAAGAGCACTTCGCGAAAAACGTGAAGAGGAACATAAAAAAGATCGCCAAGGCTCACGGAGCGCTCTACACCACGGGTTACGTGGCCAAAGCCTGGGAAAAGGGCAGGTTCACAGATCCATACCTGAGGGACGATCTGAACGACTTTGGAATACTCATCGACACGCTCGAGTGTGCGATGGCTTGGGACCAGCTCGAGTACGTTTGGAAAACCGTCAGGGAAGTTTGCAAAGCACGTCCGAAGACGATCGTGATGAGCCATTGCTCACACTTCTATCCACAGGGTACGAATCTGTATTTCATATTCATAGGCAAATTCGAAAGTATCGAAGAGTTCGTGGACTATCAGGCCAAGATCGTGGACAAGATCGTTGAGAGTGGAGCTTCGCTCAGTCATCACCACGGAGTTGGAAGGTTGTTCGCACCGTGGTTTGAAAGATGCATCGGGAAAAACCAACTGGAGGTCATAAGGGCTTTGAAGCGTCATTTCGATCCGAACAACATAATGAACCCCGGTGGGACGCTGGCGCTGGATCTGAGCGATGGTGAACACATGGTAAAATGA
- a CDS encoding MOSC domain-containing protein, which translates to MNGKDELTAIVLSVNVSKVKGVKKVPQGEIVLVENHGVLGDAHAGDWHRQVSMLSKSSIDKARSWGIDVSFGDFAENITIDGVDVWKLPIGTKVYINDAILEVTQIGKECHDRCAVAKMVGKCVMPIEGIFLKVLKGGTVKPNDKVVFVLPR; encoded by the coding sequence GTGAATGGAAAAGATGAACTCACCGCGATCGTGCTCTCTGTGAACGTGTCCAAGGTGAAGGGTGTGAAGAAGGTCCCTCAAGGAGAGATAGTCTTGGTTGAAAACCATGGAGTACTTGGCGATGCGCACGCTGGCGATTGGCACAGACAAGTCTCCATGCTCTCGAAAAGCAGCATAGACAAAGCCAGGAGCTGGGGAATAGACGTTTCTTTTGGAGACTTTGCAGAGAACATAACGATCGACGGCGTGGACGTGTGGAAGTTGCCCATTGGAACGAAGGTCTACATAAACGACGCGATACTCGAAGTCACCCAGATAGGTAAAGAATGCCACGATCGTTGCGCTGTGGCGAAGATGGTTGGAAAGTGCGTCATGCCCATCGAAGGTATCTTTCTCAAAGTTCTGAAGGGTGGAACTGTGAAACCCAACGACAAGGTGGTGTTCGTCCTTCCCAGATGA
- a CDS encoding GntR family transcriptional regulator: MLDKSSAVPLYAQLAEKLKEKILRGEWKDGEKIPPEFELMEKYGVSRATVRAAIDTLVAEGFLVKRHGIGTFVRKFRPTFSFEPLISLNYALETFGFVSKNVVLKKGYLKVDENLSCDARWKAVQECFLVKRLRYVDEFPIVVEESYFHPEIAKAIENEDLTKSLAKVFFESLKHIEIARIEQIIEPCTQKEAEDHVQGLIDTDTFLKMSRWIYVKDHTEPVYYLLLFMRADLSRLRG, from the coding sequence TTGCTCGACAAGAGTAGTGCTGTACCGCTCTACGCACAGCTTGCAGAAAAACTGAAAGAGAAAATATTGAGAGGCGAATGGAAAGACGGAGAAAAGATCCCTCCTGAGTTCGAGCTCATGGAGAAATACGGTGTGAGCAGAGCGACGGTGAGAGCCGCCATAGACACGCTCGTTGCTGAAGGTTTCTTGGTGAAGCGTCACGGCATTGGCACTTTCGTCAGGAAGTTCAGACCCACCTTCAGTTTCGAACCGCTCATAAGTCTCAATTACGCGCTCGAAACTTTTGGTTTTGTGAGCAAGAACGTTGTATTGAAGAAAGGGTATTTGAAGGTGGATGAGAATTTGTCGTGCGATGCGAGATGGAAAGCCGTTCAAGAGTGTTTTTTGGTGAAGCGCCTCAGGTACGTGGACGAATTTCCCATCGTAGTGGAAGAGTCGTACTTTCATCCAGAAATCGCGAAAGCGATCGAGAACGAGGATCTGACCAAGTCATTGGCGAAGGTGTTCTTCGAGAGCTTGAAACACATCGAGATCGCGAGAATTGAACAGATCATAGAACCATGCACACAAAAAGAAGCAGAAGACCACGTTCAGGGTTTGATCGACACAGACACATTTTTAAAAATGTCCCGCTGGATCTACGTCAAAGATCACACAGAACCTGTTTACTATTTACTTCTCTTCATGCGTGCCGATCTGAGCAGGCTCAGAGGATGA
- a CDS encoding glycoside hydrolase family 172 protein, which produces MRELYSLNFGLGSLPLLSDAETRSISAENPTGEKGGGAKAVPDENNPAFLLGKGWKVRPCIDLEPQSTTVLADIAGPGIIQHIWITVDTKAYRDTVLRMYWDEEEKPSVEVPLGDFFCNGHGMRYNVVSIPIAVNPSGGFNCYFPMPFRKRALITIENQRWEKITGFFYQITYALTDLPEKIAYFHAQWRRSMTKREHPEHIIVDGIVGQGHYVGTFIAWTQFSSGWWGEGEVKFYIDGDTEYPTICGTGTEDYFGGAWCFGQTFNAPFSGYPLWHKRFGEAPKHAMYRWHIYDPIRFKQNLKVTIQALGWWPNGRFQPLTDDIASVAYWYQVEPHAPFPQLPSAEERWPR; this is translated from the coding sequence GTGAGAGAACTTTACTCGTTGAACTTTGGACTTGGTAGTCTACCTTTGTTGTCGGATGCAGAGACGCGTTCCATATCCGCAGAGAACCCAACGGGCGAGAAGGGTGGTGGGGCGAAGGCGGTGCCAGATGAAAACAATCCTGCGTTCCTGCTCGGCAAAGGCTGGAAGGTTCGGCCGTGCATCGATTTGGAACCACAGAGCACGACGGTTCTTGCAGACATCGCTGGACCTGGCATCATTCAGCACATCTGGATCACGGTGGACACGAAAGCTTACAGAGACACCGTACTTCGCATGTACTGGGACGAAGAAGAAAAACCTTCCGTCGAAGTTCCACTGGGTGATTTCTTCTGCAACGGCCATGGAATGAGGTACAACGTGGTCTCGATACCCATTGCGGTGAATCCATCTGGTGGGTTCAACTGTTACTTTCCCATGCCGTTTCGCAAACGTGCGCTCATCACGATAGAGAACCAGCGTTGGGAAAAGATAACTGGCTTTTTCTACCAAATCACCTACGCGCTGACCGACCTACCTGAGAAGATCGCTTACTTCCATGCACAGTGGAGAAGATCGATGACCAAGCGCGAGCACCCAGAACACATCATAGTCGATGGAATCGTGGGTCAAGGTCATTACGTAGGCACCTTCATCGCGTGGACACAGTTTTCGAGCGGTTGGTGGGGCGAAGGTGAGGTGAAGTTCTACATAGACGGAGATACAGAATATCCCACCATCTGTGGAACGGGAACCGAAGATTATTTCGGTGGTGCGTGGTGCTTCGGTCAAACCTTCAACGCTCCCTTCAGTGGTTATCCTCTGTGGCACAAAAGGTTTGGGGAAGCTCCGAAACACGCGATGTACCGCTGGCACATCTACGATCCCATCAGGTTCAAGCAGAATCTGAAGGTCACGATACAGGCGCTCGGATGGTGGCCCAACGGGAGGTTCCAACCTCTCACGGACGACATCGCTTCGGTCGCTTACTGGTACCAGGTCGAGCCACACGCACCGTTCCCACAGCTACCGAGCGCGGAGGAACGCTGGCCGAGGTGA
- a CDS encoding ATP-binding protein — protein MFFSLEPKTRREDLYDRENELDELERAFENGRIVLLTDTRRIGKTSIYS, from the coding sequence ATGTTCTTCTCTTTGGAACCGAAAACGAGGAGAGAAGACCTCTACGACAGGGAGAACGAACTGGACGAATTGGAAAGAGCTTTCGAGAACGGAAGGATAGTTCTATTGACGGACACGAGGAGGATAGGCAAAACATCCATATATTCGTAG
- a CDS encoding ABC transporter substrate-binding protein: protein MRSSLIFFLLLSATLLSRQLIIATTTSLYETGLLDLLKAHFEKRYPIHVVFAPVGSGMALTMGKRGDADLLLVHSPSDEEQFMKDGFGLKRVSFMYNDFVVVGPKEWQEREFADALSFMRHIYENRLPFVSRSDNSGTHRKEQELWKSIGVVPEGKWYHMAGTGMAQTLLIANELRAFCLTDRASFEMLKNRLNMKICCEDAELLRNVYSAILVNPKNGKRVNHEDAKKFFEFLFEDSTLKLIENYSVNGVKLFRVFR, encoded by the coding sequence ATGAGAAGTTCTCTGATCTTTTTCTTGCTTCTGTCTGCCACGTTGCTTTCCAGACAGCTGATCATCGCAACGACCACGAGTCTGTATGAAACCGGTTTACTCGATCTTCTCAAGGCTCATTTCGAGAAAAGATACCCCATCCATGTTGTCTTCGCACCTGTAGGCAGCGGCATGGCCTTGACGATGGGCAAGCGTGGTGATGCGGACCTACTCTTGGTGCACTCACCATCGGACGAGGAGCAGTTCATGAAAGATGGTTTTGGTTTGAAAAGAGTGAGTTTCATGTACAACGACTTCGTCGTCGTTGGACCGAAGGAATGGCAGGAGAGAGAATTCGCAGACGCTCTCTCTTTCATGAGACACATATACGAGAATCGTCTGCCCTTTGTCTCGAGATCCGATAACTCTGGAACGCACAGAAAAGAACAGGAACTTTGGAAGAGCATCGGCGTTGTACCAGAAGGAAAATGGTACCACATGGCGGGCACGGGTATGGCTCAAACGCTTTTGATCGCGAACGAACTGAGGGCGTTCTGTCTCACAGACAGGGCGAGTTTCGAAATGTTGAAAAATAGACTGAACATGAAAATCTGTTGTGAGGACGCCGAGCTTTTGAGGAACGTCTACAGCGCGATCTTGGTCAATCCCAAAAACGGAAAGAGAGTGAACCACGAAGATGCGAAAAAGTTCTTCGAATTCCTCTTCGAAGATTCCACGCTCAAGTTGATCGAAAACTATTCCGTGAACGGCGTGAAGCTCTTCAGAGTGTTCAGATGA
- the moaC gene encoding cyclic pyranopterin monophosphate synthase MoaC, producing MSEFSHLDEQGNARMVDVSQKQDTERTAIAQAKVRMKPETLKAILEGFVQKGDVLTTAKIAAIMAAKRTSELIPLCHNINLSHVDVEFESDIDNGILTIRSSVKCVGKTGVEMEALVAASIAALTIYDMCKSVERGMVIEEICLLYKAGGKSGEWKR from the coding sequence ATGTCAGAATTCTCTCATCTGGACGAACAAGGTAACGCGAGGATGGTTGACGTCTCTCAAAAGCAAGACACCGAAAGGACCGCGATCGCGCAGGCGAAGGTACGCATGAAGCCAGAGACGCTGAAGGCGATCTTGGAAGGTTTTGTCCAGAAAGGCGATGTACTCACCACTGCAAAAATCGCCGCGATCATGGCCGCGAAGAGAACGTCCGAGCTCATCCCTCTGTGTCACAACATAAACCTTTCGCACGTGGATGTGGAGTTCGAATCAGACATCGATAACGGAATCTTGACCATAAGAAGTAGCGTCAAGTGCGTTGGAAAAACCGGTGTCGAGATGGAGGCGCTCGTTGCCGCGTCGATCGCCGCGCTCACCATCTATGACATGTGCAAGTCCGTCGAGCGAGGAATGGTCATTGAAGAGATCTGTTTGCTGTACAAGGCAGGTGGAAAGTCCGGTGAATGGAAAAGATGA
- a CDS encoding AAA family ATPase, which yields MLHDFLRLDDANSPLFGRYLNEIKIERFSRERSIDFLVKGFEQLNLKQDLRKIEEAIDGLDGLVGYLVMYGYTVWQKGSYETALSETLESAERIVEKELEELFEKSENYRIVLEAIAHRMNTFSKIKEYSVMKSMSMNDRTLTNVLKALVKYSYLEERFEDGSKRYVIPDPIVERTVLKLP from the coding sequence GTGCTGCACGATTTTCTCAGACTGGACGATGCGAACTCTCCACTCTTTGGAAGGTACTTGAACGAGATCAAAATCGAGAGGTTTTCCAGGGAACGTTCCATCGACTTTTTGGTCAAAGGTTTTGAACAGCTGAACTTGAAACAGGATTTGAGAAAGATAGAAGAAGCCATTGACGGCTTGGATGGATTGGTGGGTTATTTGGTCATGTACGGATACACCGTGTGGCAGAAGGGAAGTTACGAAACGGCGCTTTCGGAAACACTCGAGAGTGCGGAACGGATCGTTGAGAAAGAGTTGGAAGAACTGTTTGAAAAATCCGAAAACTACAGAATCGTGCTGGAGGCGATTGCACACAGAATGAACACATTTTCGAAGATAAAGGAGTACTCCGTTATGAAATCGATGTCCATGAACGATAGAACCCTCACCAACGTCTTGAAAGCCTTAGTGAAGTACAGCTACCTCGAAGAACGCTTTGAAGACGGCTCGAAACGTTACGTGATCCCCGATCCAATAGTTGAAAGAACGGTGCTGAAACTTCCTTGA
- a CDS encoding ABC transporter permease, with translation MSELVEISLRSIYVNCLATFIASSIGVPLALLLDVARPRFRGGIILIFQTLVGIPPVLVGLILWLLFSRSGPLGALNLLFTTTAMIVAQVLIALPIIITMSHSHFVRVDDKIKLLVLTLGANKLQLMGAILRESLSGVLSAILTAFGRIAGEVGAVMIVGGNILGRTRVLTTSIVLYTNTGQFEKAILAGVILLCIAFTVNFVANLLSKRSKT, from the coding sequence ATGAGCGAACTCGTCGAGATCTCACTCAGGTCCATCTACGTCAATTGCCTTGCGACGTTCATAGCTTCCTCGATAGGCGTACCGCTGGCGCTCCTTCTGGATGTCGCAAGACCCCGCTTCAGAGGCGGTATCATACTCATCTTTCAAACCCTCGTTGGAATTCCACCCGTTTTGGTTGGCCTGATCCTCTGGCTTCTGTTTTCCAGAAGCGGCCCACTCGGCGCACTCAATCTTCTCTTCACCACGACTGCGATGATCGTTGCTCAAGTTCTCATCGCCCTACCGATCATCATCACGATGAGTCATTCGCACTTTGTAAGGGTGGACGACAAAATCAAGTTGCTGGTGCTGACACTCGGTGCGAACAAACTCCAACTCATGGGAGCCATCCTGAGAGAATCTCTCTCTGGCGTTCTTTCTGCGATCCTCACGGCCTTCGGAAGGATCGCGGGTGAAGTGGGAGCGGTCATGATCGTGGGAGGAAACATCCTTGGAAGAACACGCGTTCTGACGACATCCATCGTGCTATACACGAACACGGGTCAGTTCGAGAAGGCCATCTTGGCTGGAGTGATCTTGCTCTGTATCGCTTTCACGGTGAACTTCGTTGCAAATCTGCTCTCGAAGAGGTCCAAAACATGA
- a CDS encoding ABC transporter ATP-binding protein translates to MSVYSVEQLKFSYDKRFTLFVESFEMNEKCVGLVGPSGSGKTTLLLNLAFLLKGKWKKFEFLGQNVTEANFERLRRHVTYVAQHPVLLRRTVFENVAYPMALRGTSREEITERVEKITELFDLKDLLNKKPWQLSGGQAKRVCLARAFVFEPKVILLDEPTADLDEKGREILNNVLKVFSDRTSFIIVSHEIDWLESVCEKIYTMNDGALKEYRAKVKKN, encoded by the coding sequence ATGAGCGTGTACAGTGTGGAACAACTCAAATTCAGCTACGATAAGAGATTCACGCTTTTCGTGGAAAGCTTCGAAATGAATGAAAAATGCGTCGGCCTCGTTGGACCATCCGGCAGTGGAAAGACAACATTACTTTTGAATCTCGCGTTTCTCTTGAAAGGAAAGTGGAAGAAGTTCGAATTCTTGGGCCAAAACGTCACCGAGGCAAACTTCGAACGACTCAGACGTCACGTGACGTATGTCGCACAGCATCCAGTTCTTCTGAGAAGAACGGTCTTCGAAAACGTCGCTTACCCCATGGCCTTGAGAGGAACTTCGAGGGAGGAAATCACAGAACGAGTTGAGAAAATCACAGAACTGTTCGATCTGAAAGATCTTTTGAACAAGAAACCCTGGCAACTCTCAGGCGGTCAAGCCAAGAGGGTTTGTCTTGCGAGGGCCTTCGTCTTCGAACCAAAGGTGATCCTTCTGGACGAACCTACGGCAGATCTCGACGAAAAGGGCAGAGAGATTTTGAACAATGTGCTGAAGGTTTTCTCGGATCGAACCAGTTTCATCATCGTTTCTCACGAGATAGACTGGCTCGAGAGCGTGTGCGAAAAGATCTACACAATGAACGACGGTGCTCTGAAGGAATACAGAGCAAAGGTTAAGAAAAATTAA
- a CDS encoding ThuA domain-containing protein has translation MKLFSFLGDRYHDKKAFFDVLSEALKKQFGSFQVEEGQNLEEALRENPNSIVIAKWGLSESGTFWLDEELVQLLTRWAENGGRLFVWHSGLARYPQSYAELVGGRFIFHPERTSVRYFTEDGFSFEIFDEHYFVELRGNVEVFLWSESIFGRSTAGWKKLLGSGKILALTPAHDEEALKNEKFKQLLEKSLNWLLS, from the coding sequence ATGAAACTCTTCTCTTTCTTGGGTGATCGATACCACGACAAAAAAGCCTTTTTCGACGTGCTGTCCGAAGCTTTGAAGAAACAGTTTGGTTCGTTCCAAGTCGAAGAGGGGCAAAACTTGGAGGAAGCTTTGAGAGAAAATCCAAACTCGATCGTCATCGCCAAATGGGGTTTGAGCGAGAGTGGGACTTTCTGGCTGGATGAAGAGCTCGTTCAGCTTCTGACGCGTTGGGCGGAGAACGGTGGAAGGCTCTTCGTGTGGCACTCAGGCCTTGCGAGATATCCCCAGTCTTACGCAGAACTTGTGGGAGGAAGGTTCATCTTTCATCCAGAAAGAACTTCGGTGAGGTATTTCACCGAGGATGGATTCTCTTTCGAAATCTTCGACGAACACTATTTCGTCGAACTGAGAGGAAACGTTGAAGTTTTCCTTTGGTCCGAGTCGATCTTCGGTCGATCCACCGCTGGTTGGAAGAAACTTCTTGGAAGTGGGAAGATCTTGGCGTTAACACCAGCACACGACGAAGAAGCATTGAAAAACGAGAAGTTCAAACAACTGCTGGAGAAAAGTTTGAATTGGTTGCTCAGTTGA